CTACCAATACCGGCTGGGGCTTTATTAGTTGTAAGTTTTTGTCAATTAATTAATAATAAAATGATAGATTCAATATTTGCCATATTTGTGGGATTACTAATGATTAGTGATGTAAAATACCCAAAATATCCAAAGAAAATATTTATTTACATGTTTGCAATATCTTTAATTTTAGCAATGTTTGGAATTCCTCACTTTGCCTTATTATTATGTTTAATATATGCAATCTATGGTTTAATTAAACACTTTAATAGGTGATTGAAAATTAAAGAGGAGATTTTAAAAAAAATTCCAGAAAATATATTAAATATAGATGTCTTAAATAAATTAGAGGAGATTAAAAAAGTAAAAATTATAGATGTCTTAGGAAAGGGACATAAGGGGGTTGTATTAAAAGGAATATACAATAATAAAGAGGTGGCTATAAAAATTCCAAGAAAGGATAGTCCAAAAAATACTATAAAAAATGAGGCAATGATTTTAAAGATGTTAGAAAAATATAACATTGCACCAAAAGTTTATGACTATGGTGAAGATTATTTAATTATGGAATTTATAGATGGGGAGGAGTTAAAGTCAGCAGTAGATAAGTTAGAAAAAAATAAATTATTAAAGGTTGTTGAAGATATATTAAGGATTACTTTAAAACTTGACAACCTTGGAATAGAGCATAAAGAAATTCAAGGGGGAAGACATTTTTTAATAACCAATGAAAAAACTTACATTATTGACTTTGATAAGGCAAAGATAAAAAAAACTACTAAAAACTTTACTGGGGCAATTGCATTATTATTTGGTGAAGGTAAAATATCAAAAACAATTAGAGGAAAACTGAATATTAATAATGATGAAATAACTTTCATAAGAAAATTTGCAAAAACTTATAAAAAACTTTAAGGATAATAAAATTATTAAGGTGATGCCATATGGTTAAGATTATTACAAGAGTTATAAAAGAGATTGAACCTCTAAAAAATGCTCTATTAATTGAAGGATTACCTGGAATTGGACACGTTGGTAGATTAGCGGCTGAGCATTTAGTTCATGAATTTAATGGAGAATTATTTTTAGAGTTGTTCTGTTATGATTTCCCTCCACAAGTTTTAGTTAGGGATGATGGAACAATTGAGTATATGAGTGCTAAATTTTATGCCATAAGAGAGCCAAAGCCAATGATAGTTGTTTTAGGTAATACTCAGGCATTATCCTCTATAGGACAGTATCATTTAGCAGAAGAAATCGTAAAAATTGGAATAAAGTATGGGGCAAATTTCGTTTATACATTAGGTGGTTTTGGTGTTGGAAAGTTATGTGAAGAAATTAAGGTTTATGGAGCCACAACATCAAAAGAACTTGCTGAAAAACTTAAAGAGCATGGAATTTTGTTCAGAACAGATGGAGGAGGGATTGTTGGAGCTGCTGGTTTAATGCTAATGTTTGCAGACTTAAATGGAATTCCCGGAATTTGCTTAATGGGAGAAACTCCTGGTTATTTAATTGATCCAAATGCGGCAAAGGCTGTTTTAGAAAAATTCTGCAAACTTGAAAATATAGAAGTTGATATGACAGAGTTAGAGAAAAGAGCTAAGGGTATGGAGCAGTTTATTGAAAAGATTAAAAAGTTTGAAGAAGAGATGTTAAAGGCAGCTCAAGCAAAACCACCAAGTGATGAAGATTTAAGATACATTGGATAAACAATTAACTTTAGATATTATCTTCTCTTTTTAATTTTACTAAATTTTCCTCATTTTATTAAAAATTTAAATCCATTTTTAGTTCTAATCTTTAAGTAATGGTGATTATTGTGAAAATCTGGAATAAAATCAATGGAATAACTCTAATAAATGACGATTTTTTAAATGTGAATTTGCCTAAGAAGAGTATTGATTTAATAGTTACTTCTCCTCCCTATAATGTAGGAATTGACTACAACCAACACGATGATACAATTCCCTATGAAGAATACTTAGATTGGACAAAACAATGGTTAAAAAAGGCATTAACACTTTTAAAAAGAGATGGACGACTTTGTTTGAACATTCCGTTAGATAAAAATAAGGGAGGTATAAAACCAGTTTATGGGGATATAGTCAAAATTGCTTTAGATGTTGGATTTAAATATCAAACAACAATTATATGGAATGAACAAAATATATCAAGAAGAACAGCATGGGGCAGCTTTATGAGTGCCTCTGCCCCTTATGTTATTACCCCAGTTGAAACTATTGTAGTATTATATAAAGAAAGTTGGAAAAAGCTTTCAAAAGGAGAATCTGATATAACAAAAGAAGAATTTATTGAATGGACAAATGGTTTATGGACTTTTCCAGGAGAGAGTAAAAAAAGAATAGGACATCCTGCACCGTTTCCATTAGAACTCCCAAAAAGATGTATTAAACTTTTTAGCTATGTGGGGGATACTGTTTTAGACCCATTTTTAGGTAGTGGAACAACAGCAATAGCTGCATATAAATTAAGAAGAAAAGCTATTGGTGTGGAAATAGACGAAAAATATTTTGAATTAGCAATAAAAAGAATAACAAGAGAATGTTGCACTTTGGAGGGTATATTATGGAGATAACCAACATATCTAAGATTTTAGAAAAAGAAAGAGAAAAATACATCAAAAATAAAGTTGAAGAATATTTAAAACAAGGTTTTTCCAAAGATGATGCGATAAATAAGGCAAATCAATCGTGGAGAACCTATATTGGTCATAGAATTCAAGATGTAATTTATAATCTTCTCAAAAAATTCTTAGAAAATAGTGAATTAAAAGTAACAACAGACAAAGTTTTAAGTAGTCAAAATCTATCTGAAGAGTTAGATAAAGTTAAACGATTGATAGCAGTAAGTTACGGCAAATACTTATTCCTTCCAGATGCAGATATTATCGTTTATAAAGTTGAAAATAATAATGTGAGAATAATAGCAATTATTTCAGTTAAAAATTCTTTTAGAGAAAGAGGATTCGAAACAACATATTGGAAACTAAAATTAAAAGAATCTCCTGTAACTTCCCATATAAAGGTATTTTTAGCTACTCCAGATAAAGATAATGAAATTTCATATAAATGTCCTAATGGAAAGCCTAAAAAAATGAGGATAATTTTAGAATACGAACTTGATGGAATATATTTCCTAAAAGATGACTTTGAAGAAACAGAAAAAGCAAAACATTTTGAAAAAATTGTTGAAGATATTATAGAAATTTCTAAGAAATTATAAAAAATTATTTTTTTTGTATTTTTAGATTTAGAATGTATTTACTTTCCCTTCAACTATCATTTTTTGAACTTCCATAATATTATCTAACCATTTATTGGCGATTTCTTTTGCCTTTGGCTCAATATCCTTTATATCATAACCATCTTCTGTTATAATCTCTATATCTAATGCCTTTGGTTCATTTATTGGCTTACCAATTTGACTCAATATTCTTACATAACACTCCTTAACTCCTTCTAATTTTGCTATATCATTTGCTATTAAGTTAGCTAATATATTATAAATCTTTCCAACATGATTTACTGGGTTTTTACCGCTCGCCGCTTCCATACTCATAGGTCTAAATGGTGTTATTAATCCATTAACCCTATTCCCTCTACCAACAGAACCATCATCTCCCATTTCTGAAGAAGTTCCTGTAACAGTTAAATAGACACTTCCTCTTTCATAATCATCTGCAGTATTTATATTTACTTCTACTTCATATCCATTTGCTATTTTTTTAGCCAAATCTTCAACTTTTTCTTTTACTTTTCTAATAACTTCTTTATATTCCTCTATGTTTTTAACATACTTATCAACAACAGCCATAGCAATAGTTAAAGTTATCTTATTCCCTTCTCTTAAACCCATAACTTTTATATCCTCTCCTACTGCTGGAATTTCTTTTTTTAATTCATCACTGTTTAAAAATCTCTCTGTTTCTAAAACTAATTTTTCAGTTGTTGATAATGGAGCGTAGCCAACACCAAATGATGTATCATTTGCCAAAGGAACTTTATTTTTTTGCCTTTCAAAAACATCTATTAAATCCATACTCCCCTGTCCAATTCTACAATCAATAATTACATCTTTATCAACATCAATATTTCTTAGAACCTTTTTTAAGTATTCTTTGGCGGCTTTAACTGCTGTAGTTCCAACAGGCAATTTAATAATTTCGTTCTTTTCTCTATCATAGATTTCCATTGTGGCTCTACCAGATAATAAAATATATATTGGACTTACAAGTTCTCCTCCACCAAACTTTGGATAAGCATGACCTCCAACAAGTTCTACCTGATCTGTATTGTGGTGCAAAATAGTTCCAAATTTTTCAATATACATTTTACATAATGCCCTACTAACGCTTTCTGCTATACCGTCACAAATTGAATCCGGATGTCCCAACCCTTTTCTTTCAACGATCTCAACCTCTCTTTCTTCTATTGGCTCAATATCTAATTTTTTTACAATTATGTTTCTCATTATGTATCACCTTAAACAATAGATAAAAAAGATAAGATTAAATTTTTATATTTAAAGTTAATCCTCATAATTATTACAATCATTTATAGCCTTTTTATCATTCTTAGCCATTCTTTAACCACTTCTTTTTCTTCAAATCCTAATTTTTTGTAAAATTCTCTTGCATTTTTATTTTCTACCCCAACCCATAGTTCAACTAAATCTTTTCCTCTTTTTTTAGCATAATCTATTGCCTTGTTCATTAACAATTTACCTATTCCTCTACCCCTATAATCTGGATCTACAAATATTTCATGTATTTCAGCAACATCTCTTTTCTCTATATTACTAATCCAATTACAATCACAACCTATAAATCCAACTGGTTTATTGTTAATTTCACAGACAAAAAATCCATCCTTATCTCTTTTCATTAACCACTTAAAATACCACTTAGCCCATCTTCTTGTCTTGTAATAGTATTTATCAAAACCTCTATATGCTTTAAAATATAAATTTAAAAAACTATCTAAGTCATCCTTAATTACATTTCTTATTACAAGTTTTTCATCTTTATCTTTTTTTGTTAAATAATAAGTTTTCATACTGACATCTAAACATCTGAAAAAATCATCTAAAATTGACTTTAAAGAACCGATAGAATGGGTTTTAACATATAATATTGGCTCTTTTTCACATTGTAATTTAATCGTAATATCATCTTTAATATAGTTATCAACCTCTAAACTTTTACAAACTTCTTTTGGAATGTCTAATTTAAGTTTTAAATTGACCCTCATAATCTCACAAAGAATTAAAAAAGTTAATTTGTTGATTTAATTCTATAAATATATTGTTCAAAAATAAAAAATGGTGCGCCGGCCGGGATTTGAACCCGGGTTGCTGGCTTGGAAGGCCAGAGTGATACCAGGCTACACCACCGGCGCTTATTTAACAGATACTCAAATTCAGTGGTGCGGCCTCCGGGATTTGAACCCGGGGTCCGGGCGTGGCAGGCCCGTGTGTTACCAGGCTACACCAAGGCCGCTCATTTGAGCGGTTGTAAGCAAGAATAACATACTCAAAAC
This genomic window from Methanocaldococcus sp. contains:
- a CDS encoding BsaWI family type II restriction enzyme, with the protein product MEITNISKILEKEREKYIKNKVEEYLKQGFSKDDAINKANQSWRTYIGHRIQDVIYNLLKKFLENSELKVTTDKVLSSQNLSEELDKVKRLIAVSYGKYLFLPDADIIVYKVENNNVRIIAIISVKNSFRERGFETTYWKLKLKESPVTSHIKVFLATPDKDNEISYKCPNGKPKKMRIILEYELDGIYFLKDDFEETEKAKHFEKIVEDIIEISKKL
- a CDS encoding methionine adenosyltransferase, coding for MRNIIVKKLDIEPIEEREVEIVERKGLGHPDSICDGIAESVSRALCKMYIEKFGTILHHNTDQVELVGGHAYPKFGGGELVSPIYILLSGRATMEIYDREKNEIIKLPVGTTAVKAAKEYLKKVLRNIDVDKDVIIDCRIGQGSMDLIDVFERQKNKVPLANDTSFGVGYAPLSTTEKLVLETERFLNSDELKKEIPAVGEDIKVMGLREGNKITLTIAMAVVDKYVKNIEEYKEVIRKVKEKVEDLAKKIANGYEVEVNINTADDYERGSVYLTVTGTSSEMGDDGSVGRGNRVNGLITPFRPMSMEAASGKNPVNHVGKIYNILANLIANDIAKLEGVKECYVRILSQIGKPINEPKALDIEIITEDGYDIKDIEPKAKEIANKWLDNIMEVQKMIVEGKVNTF
- a CDS encoding KEOPS complex subunit Pcc1, which codes for MRVNLKLKLDIPKEVCKSLEVDNYIKDDITIKLQCEKEPILYVKTHSIGSLKSILDDFFRCLDVSMKTYYLTKKDKDEKLVIRNVIKDDLDSFLNLYFKAYRGFDKYYYKTRRWAKWYFKWLMKRDKDGFFVCEINNKPVGFIGCDCNWISNIEKRDVAEIHEIFVDPDYRGRGIGKLLMNKAIDYAKKRGKDLVELWVGVENKNAREFYKKLGFEEKEVVKEWLRMIKRL
- a CDS encoding protein kinase, encoding MKIKEEILKKIPENILNIDVLNKLEEIKKVKIIDVLGKGHKGVVLKGIYNNKEVAIKIPRKDSPKNTIKNEAMILKMLEKYNIAPKVYDYGEDYLIMEFIDGEELKSAVDKLEKNKLLKVVEDILRITLKLDNLGIEHKEIQGGRHFLITNEKTYIIDFDKAKIKKTTKNFTGAIALLFGEGKISKTIRGKLNINNDEITFIRKFAKTYKKL
- a CDS encoding proteasome assembly chaperone family protein, translating into MVKIITRVIKEIEPLKNALLIEGLPGIGHVGRLAAEHLVHEFNGELFLELFCYDFPPQVLVRDDGTIEYMSAKFYAIREPKPMIVVLGNTQALSSIGQYHLAEEIVKIGIKYGANFVYTLGGFGVGKLCEEIKVYGATTSKELAEKLKEHGILFRTDGGGIVGAAGLMLMFADLNGIPGICLMGETPGYLIDPNAAKAVLEKFCKLENIEVDMTELEKRAKGMEQFIEKIKKFEEEMLKAAQAKPPSDEDLRYIG